One segment of Eriocheir sinensis breed Jianghai 21 unplaced genomic scaffold, ASM2467909v1 Scaffold417, whole genome shotgun sequence DNA contains the following:
- the LOC126992200 gene encoding titin-like isoform X2, translating into MNLFIVGTVFVVLVAGPQVEGSRVPGLKVIPDVDSSCAAAVRAALEEYRDLYKGQLNEPPKMTYPMKTSSVIASNDTFKTIERKVFNDTDETGQETESKRAEQRKEILPSNITNEAVVKEKEELLPSQESTNVTSVEERNVTEKDDGLHEAERTEQRKEILPSNITNEVVVKEKEELLPSQESTKVTSVEKKNITEKSDGKDVEKETVIQKEVEKNVCNSDIKEVRNEKHLNETIEDLKHQVDDVKNKMKEEKAKAEETNTTPITQDGKVVEKTVPAVTPAKVVRKDVPSVGEGKDSVVTRVVKPVTLSVEEEKVPVVTNQTVAEKIPPTMTEGKVHVVKEEKVIEKVVPSVTEEKLPVVTKEKVVEQAAPSVTQEIVSVSKEQAELPLAAEEKKVIEKIIPSVTEGKVPVVPQQEVVENVAPSTTEEKVPVVTQERVIEQNVPQERVIEQSVPQERVIERAVPQEMVIEQSAPQERVIEQNAPQERIIEQNAPQERVIEQSVPQERVIERNVPQERVTEQNAPQERVTEQNAPQERVIEQNAPQERVTEQNAPQERVIEQNAPQERVTEQNAPQERVIEQNAPQERVIEQNAPQKRVIEQNVPQERVIEQNAPQERVTEQNAPQERVIEQNAPQERVIEQNEPQERVIEQNVPQERVIEQNAPQERVTEQNVPQERVIERVAPQERAIEQAAPTATEGKVPVVIKKEVTEQAAPSVTEEIVTVSKEKEEVPVVTEEKVPAVRNETVIEKITPSVTEEKVVNQRKVVSYEDATENQENQVTGDEETDKTELKFIITIQERIVREQTVSIIPVMDKDANTRRNGKVAKKQLKRIMKKVARAVREELSKEHKTAREGQ; encoded by the exons ATGAACCTCTTCATTGTTGGGACGGTCTTCGTAGTGCTGGTGGCCGGGCCTCAGGTGGAGGGCTCCCGGGTACCGGGGCTGAAGGTGATCCCGGATGTGGACTCCTCGTGTGCGGCAGCGGTGAGAGCCGCTCTTGAGGAATACCGAGATCTTTACAAGGGACAACTTAATGAACCACCGAAGAtgacttatccaatgaagacaagTTCAGTAATAGCCTCTAACGACACCTTTAAGACGATAGAAAGGAAAGTCTTTAATGATACCGATGAAACGGGTCAAGAAACCGAATCAAAACGAgcagagcaaagaaaagagattctgcccagcaatataacgaacgaAGCagttgtgaaagagaaggaagaacttctaccttcacaggaaagcactaatgtgacatctgtggaggagaggaatgttacagagaaggatgatggacttcatgaggcagaacgaacagagcaaagaaaggagattctgcccagcaatataacgaatgaagttgttgtgaaagagaaagaagaacttctaccttcacaggaaagcacgaaagtgacatctgtggagaagaagaatattacagagaagagtgatggaaaagatgtcgagaaagaaactgtaattcaaaaagaagtcgaaaagaatgtgtgtaatagcgacatcaaagaggttcgtaacgaaaaacatcttaatgaaacaattgaagacttgaaacaccaagttgatgacgtgaaaaacaagatgaaggaagaaaaagcaaaggctgAAGAAACAAATACTACGCCTATCACTCAAGACGGTAAAGTCGTTGAAAAGACAGTCCCTGCTGTGACGCCGGCGAAGGTTGTTAGAAAGGATGTGCCCtcggtgggagaaggaaaagactccgTTGTGACTCGAGTTGTTAAACCCGTTACCCTTtcggtggaagaagaaaaggtccccgttgtgacaaatcagaccgttgctgaaaagattccccctacgatgacggaaggaaaagtccacgttgttaaagaagagaaagttattgaaaaggttgtgccctcggtgacggaagaaaaactccccgttgtgacaaaggagaaggttgttgagcaggctgccccttcggtgacacaggagatcgtaagtgtctctaaggagcaagcagaacttcctctcgcggcagaggagaagaaggttattgaaaagattatcccctcggtgacagaaggaaaagtcccggtagtccctcaacaggaggttgttgaaaacGTTGCCCCTtcgacgacagaagaaaaagttcctgttgtgacacaagaaagggttattgagcagaatgtcccacaagaaagggttattgaacagtctgttccacaagaaagggttattgaaagggctgtcccacaagaaatggttattgaacagtctgccccacaagaaagggttattgaacagaatgccccacaagaaaggattattgaacagaatgccccacaagaaagggttattgaacagtctgtcccacaagaaagggttattgaaagg aatgtcccacaagaaagggttactgaacagaatgccccacaagaaagggttactgaacagaatgccccacaagaaagggttattgagcagaatgccccacaagaaagggttactgaacagaatgccccacaagaaagggttattgaacagaatgccccacaagaaagggttactgaacagaatgccccacaagaaagggttattgaacagaatgccccacaagaaagggttattgaacaaaATGCCCCACAaaaaagggttattgaacagaatgtcccacaagaaagggttattgaacagaatgccccacaagaaagggttactgaacagaatgccccacaagaaagggttattgaacagaatgccccacaagaaagggttattgaacaaaatgaaccacaagaaagggttattgaacagaatgtcccacaagaaagggttattgaacagaatgccccacaagaaagggttactgaacagaatgttccacaagaaagggttattgaaagggttgccccacaagaaagggctattgaacaggctgcccctacggcgacagaaggaaaagttcctgttgtgataaaaaaggaggttactgaacaggctgccccttcggttacagaagagattgtcactgtttctaaagagaaagaagaagtccctgtcgtaacagaggaaaaggttcccgctgtgagaaatgagacagttattgaaaagattactccttccgtaacagaagaaaaagttgtcaatcaacggaaggttgtttcttacgaagatgctacagaaaatcaggaaaatcaagttactggagatgaagaaacggacaaaactgaattgaagtttatcatcaccatacaagagagaatagtccgcgaacagacagtctcgatcatacccgtgatggacaaggacgccaacacaagaaggaatggaaaagtggcgaagaaacaactgaaaagaataatgaagaaggtgGCCCGCGCCGTACGGGAAGAATTAAGCAAGGAACACAAGACAGCGAGGGAGGGACAGTAG
- the LOC126992200 gene encoding titin-like isoform X1 — MNLFIVGTVFVVLVAGPQVEGSRVPGLKVIPDVDSSCAAAVRAALEEYRDLYKGQLNEPPKMTYPMKTSSVIASNDTFKTIERKVFNDTDETGQETESKRAEQRKEILPSNITNEAVVKEKEELLPSQESTNVTSVEERNVTEKDDGLHEAERTEQRKEILPSNITNEVVVKEKEELLPSQESTKVTSVEKKNITEKSDGKDVEKETVIQKEVEKNVCNSDIKEVRNEKHLNETIEDLKHQVDDVKNKMKEEKAKAEETNTTPITQDGKVVEKTVPAVTPAKVVRKDVPSVGEGKDSVVTRVVKPVTLSVEEEKVPVVTNQTVAEKIPPTMTEGKVHVVKEEKVIEKVVPSVTEEKLPVVTKEKVVEQAAPSVTQEIVSVSKEQAELPLAAEEKKVIEKIIPSVTEGKVPVVPQQEVVENVAPSTTEEKVPVVTQERVIEQNVPQERVIEQAVPQEMVIEQSAPQERVIEQNAPQERIIEQNAPQERVIEQSVPQERVIERVVPQERAIEQAAPTVTEEKVPVVTQERVTEQNAPQERVIEQNAPQERVIEQNAPQERVIEQNAPQERVIEQNVPQERVTEQNAPQERVTEQNAPQERVIEQNAPQERVTEQNAPQERVIEQNAPQERVTEQNAPQERVIEQNAPQERVIEQNAPQKRVIEQNVPQERVIEQNAPQERVTEQNAPQERVIEQNAPQERVIEQNEPQERVIEQNVPQERVIEQNAPQERVTEQNVPQERVIERVAPQERAIEQAAPTATEGKVPVVIKKEVTEQAAPSVTEEIVTVSKEKEEVPVVTEEKVPAVRNETVIEKITPSVTEEKVVNQRKVVSYEDATENQENQVTGDEETDKTELKFIITIQERIVREQTVSIIPVMDKDANTRRNGKVAKKQLKRIMKKVARAVREELSKEHKTAREGQ, encoded by the exons ATGAACCTCTTCATTGTTGGGACGGTCTTCGTAGTGCTGGTGGCCGGGCCTCAGGTGGAGGGCTCCCGGGTACCGGGGCTGAAGGTGATCCCGGATGTGGACTCCTCGTGTGCGGCAGCGGTGAGAGCCGCTCTTGAGGAATACCGAGATCTTTACAAGGGACAACTTAATGAACCACCGAAGAtgacttatccaatgaagacaagTTCAGTAATAGCCTCTAACGACACCTTTAAGACGATAGAAAGGAAAGTCTTTAATGATACCGATGAAACGGGTCAAGAAACCGAATCAAAACGAgcagagcaaagaaaagagattctgcccagcaatataacgaacgaAGCagttgtgaaagagaaggaagaacttctaccttcacaggaaagcactaatgtgacatctgtggaggagaggaatgttacagagaaggatgatggacttcatgaggcagaacgaacagagcaaagaaaggagattctgcccagcaatataacgaatgaagttgttgtgaaagagaaagaagaacttctaccttcacaggaaagcacgaaagtgacatctgtggagaagaagaatattacagagaagagtgatggaaaagatgtcgagaaagaaactgtaattcaaaaagaagtcgaaaagaatgtgtgtaatagcgacatcaaagaggttcgtaacgaaaaacatcttaatgaaacaattgaagacttgaaacaccaagttgatgacgtgaaaaacaagatgaaggaagaaaaagcaaaggctgAAGAAACAAATACTACGCCTATCACTCAAGACGGTAAAGTCGTTGAAAAGACAGTCCCTGCTGTGACGCCGGCGAAGGTTGTTAGAAAGGATGTGCCCtcggtgggagaaggaaaagactccgTTGTGACTCGAGTTGTTAAACCCGTTACCCTTtcggtggaagaagaaaaggtccccgttgtgacaaatcagaccgttgctgaaaagattccccctacgatgacggaaggaaaagtccacgttgttaaagaagagaaagttattgaaaaggttgtgccctcggtgacggaagaaaaactccccgttgtgacaaaggagaaggttgttgagcaggctgccccttcggtgacacaggagatcgtaagtgtctctaaggagcaagcagaacttcctctcgcggcagaggagaagaaggttattgaaaagattatcccctcggtgacagaaggaaaagtcccggtagtccctcaacaggaggttgttgaaaacGTTGCCCCTtcgacgacagaagaaaaagttcctgttgtgacacaagaaagggttattgagcagaatgtcccacaagaaagggttattgaaca ggctgtcccacaagaaatggttattgaacagtctgccccacaagaaagggttattgaacagaatgccccacaagaaaggattattgaacagaatgccccacaagaaagggttattgaacagtctgtcccacaagaaagggttattgaaagggttgtcccacaagaaagggctattgaacaggccgCCCCTACggtgacagaagaaaaagttcctgttgtgacacaagaaagggttactgaacagaatgccccacaagaaagggttattgaacagaatgccccacaagaaagggttattgaacagaatgccccacaagaaagggttattgaacagaatgccccacaagaaagggttattgaacagaatgtcccacaagaaagggttactgaacagaatgccccacaagaaagggttactgaacagaatgccccacaagaaagggttattgagcagaatgccccacaagaaagggttactgaacagaatgccccacaagaaagggttattgaacagaatgccccacaagaaagggttactgaacagaatgccccacaagaaagggttattgaacagaatgccccacaagaaagggttattgaacaaaATGCCCCACAaaaaagggttattgaacagaatgtcccacaagaaagggttattgaacagaatgccccacaagaaagggttactgaacagaatgccccacaagaaagggttattgaacagaatgccccacaagaaagggttattgaacaaaatgaaccacaagaaagggttattgaacagaatgtcccacaagaaagggttattgaacagaatgccccacaagaaagggttactgaacagaatgttccacaagaaagggttattgaaagggttgccccacaagaaagggctattgaacaggctgcccctacggcgacagaaggaaaagttcctgttgtgataaaaaaggaggttactgaacaggctgccccttcggttacagaagagattgtcactgtttctaaagagaaagaagaagtccctgtcgtaacagaggaaaaggttcccgctgtgagaaatgagacagttattgaaaagattactccttccgtaacagaagaaaaagttgtcaatcaacggaaggttgtttcttacgaagatgctacagaaaatcaggaaaatcaagttactggagatgaagaaacggacaaaactgaattgaagtttatcatcaccatacaagagagaatagtccgcgaacagacagtctcgatcatacccgtgatggacaaggacgccaacacaagaaggaatggaaaagtggcgaagaaacaactgaaaagaataatgaagaaggtgGCCCGCGCCGTACGGGAAGAATTAAGCAAGGAACACAAGACAGCGAGGGAGGGACAGTAG